GGCCACCGGATCGTCGGCCACTTCGAGCGCCAGCCCGTACCGCACGGCCGCCTCGGCGTCGAACCGCATCCCGAACAGCAGCGAGGCGCGCGCCGCCTGCGGTCCCACCGCGCGCTGCAGCATCCACGTGGCCCCGCCGCCGGGGTGGATGCCCAGCTTCTGGAAGCGCGGGTCGAACAGCGCAGCCGGTCCCGCGATGCGCACGTCGGCGGCCAGCGCCAGGTTCAGTCCCGCGCCGACAGCGGCGCCGTTGACCGCCGCGATCGTCGGCAGCGTGCAGTTGGCCACCGCCAAGAAGCCGTCGTAGATCTTGCGCAGCCCGTCCTCGGCGGCCGAGCCCAGCGCGCTCAGATCGGCGCCCGCGCAGAACGCCTTGCCCGCGCCGGTGACGATGACCGCGTGCACATCGGGATTCGCCTCGGCGGCGTCGACGGCGTCGCGCAGCGCGGCCGACATCTCGAACGTGACCGCGTTGCGGCGGTCCGGGTCGTTGACGGTGAGAACGGCGATGCGGTCCTCGACATGGACCAGTACCGGATCAGACACCCGCTCAGCCTAGTGACCGGTGCTCAGCCGGCGACGGTCAGCGTGACGTTGTGCAGCGCGACGGCGACATCGCTGGGAAGGATGTCGACGAAGGTCGGCGCGTTGCGGTCGGCGGGCGCCGAGGCGATCACGTTGGCGGGATAACTCGGGCTGCACGGGAAGTTGTGGCAGCGGTACCAGAAACCCGGCGCGCTCTGATACGGCGCCATGCTCGGCGCCTGGTCGACCCGGTAGCGGCCGGGCTCGATCGACGCCGTCGTCCACCCCGGACGGGGGTTGGTGCTGACGCTGAACACGCCGTTGCTGCCGAAACTGGGCGGGCCCGCCTGCGCGGGTGCGGCCACCACACCGGCCAGCGCGACGCCCACCGCGATGGTCGCGACCGTGTCACGCCTGAGGTTCACGACGACGAGTGTAT
The window above is part of the Mycolicibacterium rutilum genome. Proteins encoded here:
- a CDS encoding enoyl-CoA hydratase — protein: MSDPVLVHVEDRIAVLTVNDPDRRNAVTFEMSAALRDAVDAAEANPDVHAVIVTGAGKAFCAGADLSALGSAAEDGLRKIYDGFLAVANCTLPTIAAVNGAAVGAGLNLALAADVRIAGPAALFDPRFQKLGIHPGGGATWMLQRAVGPQAARASLLFGMRFDAEAAVRYGLALEVADDPVAAARTLAAGPAGAPRDVVVATKASMRATANPGVVDSDQHRIAVDTELGPQASSILSPEFQQRLAAAQRK